A genomic region of Coriobacteriia bacterium contains the following coding sequences:
- a CDS encoding Nif3-like dinuclear metal center hexameric protein has protein sequence MNRNDGRRHVIVGAMVAHLDGQFPPEWAEPWDRIGLIAGDPSRDLSGVLVTLDPTLEAIGRAADLGCEMLVTHHPVLTEMPATLTPGTGPSGALFIALSRGVALYAAHTNADRHPDGSDVLPLAAGLEPGEPLEEDMQSMSLVTTFCPEASADSVAAAMAGAGAGRLGRYHGCSFAVAGEGRYTPGPGTRSSSGMTGEQTRAPEQRIEAVCPAHAVAAVVAAARASHPYEEPLIAVADAAVARGVARMGRLCAAPAGTTLASFARGAGKRLGVTPRVWGDPRRPVRKVATANGSGRGLVRAALAAGADTMLTGELRYHDALSALESGLAVVEAGHDATEWPIVDVLAKAVRSCPDGAGITVHVDEPAVRWWTP, from the coding sequence GTGAACCGGAACGACGGTCGACGCCACGTGATCGTGGGTGCGATGGTCGCTCATCTCGATGGGCAGTTCCCTCCCGAATGGGCCGAACCGTGGGACCGCATCGGCCTCATCGCGGGCGACCCGTCTCGGGACCTTTCCGGCGTCCTCGTCACTCTCGACCCCACGCTCGAGGCCATAGGCCGGGCGGCGGACCTCGGGTGCGAGATGCTCGTCACGCACCACCCCGTCCTTACGGAGATGCCCGCGACGCTCACTCCCGGAACAGGTCCTTCGGGTGCACTCTTCATCGCGTTGAGCAGGGGAGTCGCACTGTACGCCGCTCACACGAACGCCGATCGGCATCCGGATGGCAGCGACGTCCTCCCGCTGGCCGCGGGTCTCGAGCCAGGCGAGCCGCTGGAAGAGGACATGCAGTCGATGTCCCTGGTCACGACGTTCTGCCCCGAGGCATCCGCTGACTCGGTGGCCGCCGCGATGGCCGGAGCAGGCGCGGGTCGTCTAGGCCGCTACCATGGATGCTCGTTCGCCGTCGCCGGCGAGGGCCGCTACACACCGGGACCAGGCACACGATCATCGTCGGGAATGACAGGCGAGCAGACCCGAGCGCCGGAGCAGCGCATCGAAGCCGTGTGCCCGGCGCACGCGGTCGCGGCGGTGGTCGCCGCGGCTCGCGCTTCGCATCCGTACGAGGAACCGCTGATCGCCGTCGCGGACGCCGCGGTCGCGCGCGGTGTCGCACGGATGGGACGGCTGTGCGCGGCGCCCGCGGGCACCACCCTCGCGTCTTTCGCGCGTGGCGCCGGCAAGCGGCTGGGGGTGACTCCTCGCGTGTGGGGCGATCCTCGTCGCCCGGTGCGGAAGGTCGCGACCGCGAACGGGTCCGGTCGCGGTCTCGTCAGAGCGGCGCTCGCCGCGGGAGCCGACACCATGCTCACCGGAGAGCTGCGATATCACGACGCGCTGTCCGCTCTCGAGAGCGGACTGGCTGTGGTCGAGGCCGGTCACGACGCGACCGAGTGGCCGATCGTGGATGTCTTGGCCAAGGCCGTGCGTTCATGCCCGGACGGCGCGGGGATCACCGTCCATGTGG
- a CDS encoding histidinol-phosphatase HisJ family protein, producing the protein MIDLHVHTSRCGHAQGTVDEYVEAAREAGISILAFTDHLPLPTGFDSGYAMPYEELDAYVAEVLSAKERSAASGGPEVLLGVEADWLPGHESILDKALMSYPFDLVLGSVHFIDGWAFDDPRLTDGYVDRDLGELWERYFDDLSAAAMSRRFDVMAHPDLMKKFRHFPTSDPAGSYARVAATFASAGVAVEVNTAGLRKPCAELYPATAFLEACRRAGVPATVGSDAHAPEEVGAGSGHALAALRDAGYDDVCVFRARDMSRLGMEAL; encoded by the coding sequence ATGATCGATCTTCACGTCCACACCTCGCGTTGCGGTCATGCCCAGGGCACGGTCGACGAGTACGTGGAAGCCGCGCGTGAGGCCGGCATATCCATCCTCGCGTTCACCGACCACCTCCCGTTGCCCACTGGGTTCGACTCGGGCTACGCGATGCCGTACGAGGAACTCGACGCCTACGTGGCAGAGGTCCTGTCGGCCAAGGAGCGCTCGGCGGCATCCGGCGGACCCGAGGTGCTCCTCGGCGTCGAGGCCGATTGGCTTCCGGGCCACGAGAGCATCCTCGACAAGGCGCTGATGTCGTATCCGTTCGACCTGGTCCTCGGGTCGGTCCACTTCATCGACGGATGGGCGTTCGACGACCCGCGTCTGACCGACGGATACGTGGATCGGGACCTTGGCGAGCTCTGGGAGCGTTACTTCGACGACTTGAGCGCGGCGGCCATGAGTCGACGGTTCGATGTGATGGCCCATCCCGATCTCATGAAGAAGTTCCGCCACTTCCCGACATCGGACCCCGCCGGGTCGTATGCGCGCGTAGCCGCCACGTTCGCGAGCGCGGGGGTGGCGGTCGAGGTGAACACGGCGGGTCTGCGCAAGCCGTGCGCCGAGCTCTATCCCGCGACCGCGTTCCTGGAGGCGTGCCGGCGTGCGGGCGTCCCCGCCACGGTCGGCTCCGACGCTCACGCACCGGAGGAGGTCGGCGCCGGCTCGGGTCATGCCCTCGCGGCGCTTCGCGATGCCGGGTACGATGACGTGTGCGTGTTCCGGGCGCGGGACATGTCACGACTGGGGATGGAGGCGCTGTGA
- the mnmA gene encoding tRNA 2-thiouridine(34) synthase MnmA, with amino-acid sequence MARVVVAMSGGVDSSLAAALMVEAGHDVEGVTMRLHAPGSGAGKGTYDAIRSADRVAHLLGIPHQTLDLHELFSEHVVDPFCAAYAKGITPNPCVACNEHIKFGALLAWARERSAGSLATGHYARIRTGDDGLPWLERGADNAKDQSYFLYRLDTSMLAGAVFPLGALTKRAVRSTAGLLGLPVADRRESQEACFVTGGGREELLAAEHPSALRSGPIVNLQGRVLGTHHGIAHYTVGQRRGLGIPGRQATYVVAIHAAEREIVVGTAADLERRRVLATDVVWRGAPVEPTVEVQVRHKGKAQRARAFLLEGRLAIEFDEPVIAAAPGQALVCYRGNVVLGGGTIVEER; translated from the coding sequence ATGGCCCGCGTCGTCGTCGCGATGAGCGGCGGAGTCGACAGCAGCCTGGCGGCAGCGCTGATGGTCGAGGCCGGGCACGACGTGGAAGGCGTGACGATGCGCCTCCACGCCCCGGGCAGCGGCGCGGGAAAGGGCACGTACGACGCGATCCGCTCGGCGGACCGCGTCGCGCACCTTCTCGGCATCCCTCACCAGACGCTCGACCTGCACGAGTTGTTCTCCGAGCATGTCGTCGACCCCTTCTGCGCCGCGTACGCGAAGGGCATCACCCCGAATCCCTGTGTGGCCTGCAACGAGCACATCAAGTTCGGCGCTCTTCTCGCATGGGCCCGCGAACGGAGCGCCGGGTCTTTGGCGACGGGGCACTACGCCCGTATCCGCACCGGAGACGATGGCTTGCCGTGGCTCGAGCGGGGAGCGGACAACGCCAAGGACCAGTCGTACTTCCTCTATCGCCTCGATACGTCGATGCTCGCCGGGGCGGTCTTCCCTCTAGGCGCGCTGACGAAGCGCGCTGTGCGTTCCACCGCGGGTCTGCTCGGACTCCCCGTCGCGGACAGACGGGAGAGCCAGGAGGCGTGCTTCGTCACCGGGGGAGGCCGTGAGGAGCTCCTCGCGGCGGAGCATCCGAGCGCATTGCGCTCAGGTCCGATCGTCAACCTTCAAGGACGGGTCCTCGGTACCCACCACGGCATCGCCCACTACACCGTCGGTCAACGCCGCGGTCTCGGGATACCGGGGCGGCAGGCCACCTACGTCGTCGCAATACACGCAGCCGAGCGGGAGATCGTCGTGGGCACTGCCGCGGATCTGGAGCGGCGCCGCGTCCTGGCGACCGATGTGGTGTGGAGGGGCGCGCCCGTCGAGCCGACCGTCGAGGTCCAGGTCCGGCATAAGGGCAAGGCACAACGTGCGCGGGCCTTCCTCCTCGAAGGACGCCTCGCGATCGAGTTCGACGAGCCCGTCATCGCGGCGGCGCCCGGCCAGGCGCTCGTGTGCTACCGTGGCAACGTCGTGCTGGGCGGCGGCACCATCGTGGAGGAACGATGA
- the nifU gene encoding Fe-S cluster assembly scaffold protein NifU, translating to MTGREKGTAVLYSDKVMDHFNNPRNVGVIEDADGVGEVGNPVCGDVMKITIAVGDDHLEDVKFQTLGCGAAIATSSIVTEMAKGMSLEEAVSITKQRVADELGGLPPAKMHCSVLATDGLKAAVDDYLRRNGREPISGGLAHDDPDFDPHAIPEDACDI from the coding sequence GTGACCGGACGCGAGAAAGGGACGGCCGTGCTCTATAGCGACAAGGTCATGGACCATTTCAACAACCCGCGCAACGTGGGCGTGATCGAGGACGCCGACGGGGTCGGTGAGGTCGGCAACCCGGTCTGCGGCGACGTGATGAAGATCACGATCGCCGTGGGAGATGACCACCTCGAAGACGTGAAGTTCCAGACACTCGGATGCGGCGCGGCGATCGCCACCTCGTCGATCGTGACCGAGATGGCGAAGGGGATGTCCCTCGAGGAAGCCGTCTCCATCACCAAGCAGCGGGTCGCGGACGAGCTCGGCGGCTTGCCGCCGGCGAAGATGCACTGCTCGGTCCTTGCGACGGACGGGTTGAAGGCAGCGGTCGACGACTACCTGCGACGGAACGGCCGGGAGCCCATCTCCGGAGGCCTCGCGCACGACGATCCCGACTTCGATCCGCACGCGATACCCGAGGACGCATGCGACATCTGA
- a CDS encoding cysteine desulfurase family protein, which produces MERTVYLDYAATTPVDPRVLEVMLPFFTERFGNANSLYAVGRDAFRTLEAARESVAASISARPNEVVFTSGGTESDNAAIIGAATASRRGKHVVVSALEHHAVLEPAAFLAKQGFEVTHLKPREDGLIYPDDLRAIVREDTVLVSVMQANNELGTVQPIAELSAVAHEAGALFHTDAAQSLGKLDISVDALGVDVASFSSHKIYGPKGVGALFLRKGTPFRAYLMGGGQESRKRSGTQNVVGVVGFAEALRIMDEERPVETPRLASLRDRIIDGVLGSIEHTILNGAREPRLPNIANLVIKGVEGESMLLQLDNRGISVSTGSACSSGSLEPSHVLLAIGCPPELAHGSLRVTVGRFTTEEDIGYFLETLPPIVERLRAMSPVYARMIAGE; this is translated from the coding sequence ATGGAGCGCACGGTCTATCTGGACTACGCCGCGACCACACCGGTGGACCCCAGGGTCCTCGAGGTGATGCTCCCGTTCTTCACCGAGCGGTTCGGCAACGCGAACAGCCTCTACGCGGTGGGTCGTGATGCATTCCGCACGCTGGAGGCGGCGCGCGAGTCCGTCGCGGCGTCGATAAGCGCGCGTCCCAACGAGGTGGTGTTCACCTCCGGCGGCACCGAGTCCGACAACGCGGCGATCATCGGTGCCGCGACGGCGTCGCGCAGGGGCAAGCACGTCGTAGTCTCCGCCTTGGAACATCACGCGGTCCTCGAGCCCGCCGCTTTTCTCGCGAAGCAGGGCTTCGAGGTCACGCACCTCAAGCCTCGCGAGGACGGGCTCATCTACCCGGACGACCTGCGCGCCATAGTGCGAGAAGACACGGTACTCGTCTCCGTGATGCAAGCGAACAACGAGCTCGGCACGGTGCAGCCGATCGCCGAACTCTCGGCGGTCGCGCACGAGGCCGGGGCGCTCTTCCACACCGATGCGGCGCAGTCGCTCGGGAAGCTCGACATCTCGGTCGACGCGCTCGGGGTCGATGTCGCGTCGTTCTCGAGTCACAAGATCTACGGTCCGAAGGGTGTCGGAGCGCTCTTCCTGCGCAAAGGGACCCCGTTCCGGGCATATCTGATGGGCGGCGGCCAGGAATCCCGCAAGCGGAGCGGCACGCAGAACGTCGTCGGCGTCGTCGGCTTCGCCGAGGCCCTGAGGATCATGGACGAGGAGCGGCCTGTGGAGACGCCTCGCCTCGCTTCGCTTCGCGATCGGATCATCGATGGCGTTCTAGGCTCCATCGAGCACACCATCCTCAACGGTGCCCGCGAACCGCGTCTGCCGAACATCGCGAACCTCGTCATCAAGGGTGTCGAGGGCGAGTCGATGCTCCTTCAGCTCGACAACAGGGGCATCTCCGTCTCGACCGGCTCGGCGTGCTCGTCGGGGTCGCTCGAGCCGAGCCACGTGCTGCTCGCCATCGGTTGTCCGCCGGAACTCGCTCACGGATCGCTGCGGGTCACGGTCGGCCGTTTCACCACCGAGGAAGACATAGGGTACTTCCTCGAGACGCTGCCGCCGATCGTCGAGCGTCTCCGCGCCATGTCACCGGTCTACGCTCGCATGATCGCGGGCGAGTGA
- a CDS encoding Rrf2 family transcriptional regulator, whose translation MRLTARSEYGLLALIDLACRYGDGPVSVREIADRQGIPPKFLGQLFAALRKAGLVRASRGARGGFELGVDPVGVSVLSVVEALEGPLAPTMCQSERGALCGRSGACAAGAVWGDAASALRDVFASATLAGLAGEQSVFDASAIIAGGKV comes from the coding sequence ATGCGTCTCACCGCCCGCAGCGAATACGGACTCTTAGCGCTGATCGATCTCGCGTGCCGCTACGGCGACGGGCCGGTGAGCGTGCGCGAGATAGCTGACCGCCAAGGCATCCCGCCGAAGTTCCTCGGGCAGCTCTTCGCCGCCTTGCGCAAGGCCGGTCTTGTTCGCGCATCGCGAGGCGCGCGGGGCGGTTTCGAGCTCGGCGTCGATCCAGTGGGCGTGAGCGTGCTCTCGGTAGTCGAGGCCCTGGAGGGGCCCCTCGCGCCGACGATGTGCCAATCGGAGCGCGGCGCCCTGTGCGGCCGCTCCGGAGCGTGCGCAGCCGGGGCCGTATGGGGCGACGCAGCCTCCGCTCTACGTGACGTCTTCGCATCCGCGACACTCGCGGGACTCGCGGGAGAACAGTCGGTGTTCGATGCGTCGGCTATCATCGCCGGCGGGAAGGTGTGA